ATACAAAAGTGCGGGTGCTGGTGACGGGGGCAGCCACATCTGTCGGGCAAGTGTTGGCGCAAGGGTTGCAAGGCGAGCACGAATTGCAGTTGACCGACCGTCAAACGGTGACGACAGAGTTACCTTTTACCGTCGGCGATTTACGCGACCCTGCGTTTGCAGGGCGTATCGTGCAAGGCGTTGATGCTATCGTCCATTTGCCCGTCTTGCCCCACCTGGCGGACGAGGCGGAACGGTTGGATGAAGCGATGCGGGGCACTTACCACCTGTTGCATGCAGCGGTGGCAGCGGGCATCGCCCGTTGCGTGCTGGTCAGCAGCCTCGCGGTCATGGCGGGCTACCCCGCCGATTTCGTCGTGACAGAGGAGTGGAAGCCTAAGCCATCGCTCACTGACGACGGGTTGGCTTACTACCTGAGCGAATTAGTCGCCCGCGAGTTTGCCCGCGCCACACCGTTGGAAGTCATTTGCTTGCGGTTGGGCAAACTGGTGCGCGAGGAAGCGGTGCGCGATAAGCCGTTTGACCCACTGTGGCTAGATGAACGGGATGCCGTGCAGGCTGTCCGCACCGCTTTGACCGCAAGCGGAGAAAGGCGACGGCACCGCTACCGCTGGCGGGTGTTCCATATCGCTCCAGACCACCCGCAGGCGCGTTTCGGGAACGAAGCGGCAAAGCGGTCGCTACTGCAGTTTCACCCTCAGCATAACTTCACCGCAACGAGGTGACCACGACAATGCGTGTCTGCTTTTACGGTGCGGGTGGACCCGTCGCAGCGGCTGCCATCCGCGCGTTGGAAAAGGCAGGCGGGTTCACTATGCGCCTAACGGATCTCAACGCCGATTCGCTTGCCCCTTACACCGACCGCCACGAAACGATGGTCGTGGATGTGACAGACTTTGAGCAAGTCTCAGCGGCAGCACAAGGCATGGACGCGTTGGTGAACTGCACCGTTATCCGCCATGACATCGCCGGCGCGTTTCGCGTGAACGCGGTAGGGGCTTACAACATCATGCGGGCGGCAGTCGCTCACGGCGTTCGGCGCGTCGTGCAAACGGGTCCGTATTTGGCGCAAGGCGGTTACATGGGTGATTACGCAGCCGACTTTGACATCCCTGACGACGCGCCGCCACGCCCTGGCGTCGGCGATCCGCATTTCGGTGCCTACTTTTTGACCAAGTTTTTGGGGCAAGAGATTTGTCGTGTGTTCGCCGAGACCTACGACATCACGGTCGTCGTTTTGTTGTTCGTCGCGTTTTACGACCCCAACGACGAGCGGCTTGTGGCGGGCAAAGGCGTGAACGCGTTTTGCGTTTCGTGGGACGATGCGGGCGAGGCGTTTCGGTGCGCTTTGACGGTGCCGGCGCTACCGCGCCCGTTTGAGGTTTTCCATATCCTTGCCGATTTGCCGCACGGCAAGTTCACCAACCACAAAGCCAAGACGCTGCTGCACTGGCAACCCAACGAAAACTTTGCCCGCTATTGGCGCCGCTCTGTCGGCTAAGGTCGGCATTCGCGGCAGGGATGGTAGCCCGCCTGCAATGCCGCTTCAGCGTTGCGGAAACGGACACGGTTGTGCGGGCGGATGCGTTTTGCCAACGGGCAAGTGAGGCGATGAAAGGTGCGGGTGTTGCGGTTACCGACGACGGGCTGGCGTGTCGGGCGATAGACCGACCATAGCCCCCGCCGATTTTTGCGGGCTTCTTCCTGCAGCCGCACGAACATCTCTGCGTAGCGGACATTGGGCGGCTTGGTGTAGGTGCGGGCGAACCCGTTGCGCACCATCTCGGCGTTGACGAAGATGCGCCGTCCCTTACTGTCCCGCACGAATACATACGCCAGCAACCGACCGTAGTGGTCGTAGCGCTCCACATCAAACTCCAATTCCACTTGTTTACCTGCCACGAGTTTGCGGTTGAAGTTGCGGGCGGCGTCGTAGTAGGGTTGACCCTGTTCAGGGGTGTCGATGCCGATGTAGCGGACGGTGCGCCCATCGGACAAAACGATGGTGTCACCGTCCACGACCCGCACGACGCGCAGATGGGTTAGTTTGGAGGCGGGGCGCCGTTGCGCCCACAGCGCCAGCAATGCCGCCAGCAACGCCAAAAGGAGAACAGGTGACTTGCGCCGCAACCTCACGATGTGACGATTCAGTGGCACCATGCCCCATCACCTCTTGAACACGACCCGATGCGGCTCACAATTATTGCGGACGCCACCTAAACGATGGCGCATCGCATTGTGCAGAGTTTCGGCTGCCCGTCGGTTTGGGCATCGGATTTCAAAAATGGGGGCAAAATCGGTTATGCGGGTTTTGTTGTGAACGCCGAATTACTTGCCCGCCGTCGGCGGGAATGTGACGACGGTGCGGCGCATCGCGGTGCACTTGGAACGGCTGGGTGCGACGGTCAAGGTGCTGACGACGCAACCGCTGCCGCCGGATGGGTGGGACCAAGCGAGGGCTGTTCGCCCCGATGTGGTGCACGCCTTTCACGCCGTCAAAGCCGGCGTCATCGCTCGCGCTATCGCGCAGGCGTTGAGTGTGCCCCTTGTGGTCACCCTAACGGGCACGGACATTCACGGCGATTGGTCGGATCCACAGCACCGCGCCGCGATGGAAGCGGTGTTGGGCGACGCTGCCGCCGTCGTCGTTTTCGCGCCTGAAGTGAGAGGCGAAGTAGCAGCGTTGCTGCCGACCGTCGCCCCCAAAGTGGTGGTCATTCCACAAGGGGTTTGGTTACCGCCGCAGGAACCTTGGGAGGTGCGGCGCCACGCCGGCGTGCCGCCCGAAGCGCCTGTCCTGTTGCTGCCCGCCAACATCCGCAAGGTCAAACGCCCGTCGCTGGCGGTTAACGGTGTCGCCCGGCTGCGGCAACGCGGCGTAGATGCCCACTTGCTGCTGGCGGGTGCGGTGCTGGAAGCCGACGAGTGGCAACGGGTGCACAGTTGCCTGCAGCGCTGCGCATGGATACACTATCTCGGTGCCGTGCCATCAGAACGCATGGCAGCCGTTTACCGAGCGGCAGACATCGTGCTGAACACCAGCGCCCACGAGGGGGGTATGGCGAACGCCCTTTTGGAAGCGATGGCGCTGGGGCGCCCCATCTTGGCAGCCGATGTGCCCGGCAACCGGTCGCTAGTGCAGGACGGAGTGACAGGGTTGCTATTCTGCGACGCTGAAGAACTGGCTGAAAAGGCGTGGCGGCTTTTGACGGACGAGGAGTTGCGCCGCCGCATGACGCAAGCGGCGCACGAGTGGGTGCGGCAGCATTGTGACCCGATGCAGGAAGCCCGACGCTATTGGCAAGTTTACACCCGTGTCTTGACCCGTTGTCCGTGAGCGGGGGCGACCGACCACGATGATGCGCAAGTTCCTTGCCTTTCTGCGGCTGCAAATGGCGGTGCAAATGGAATATCGCGCGGTCATGTGGATTTGGCTACTGAGCGGGTTCACCTTGCCCCTGATCAACTTGGCGGTTTGGACATCGGTCGCCGCCCACCGCTCCGTCGCTGGGTTCACTGTCGCTGACTTCGTCAGTTACTTCCTTGCCGTCATGGCGGTGGACCACTTCACCGCTGAGTGGTCGGCTTACGAATGGGAGTGGTATGTTCGTCAAGGGCATCTATCGCCTCGCTTGCTGCGTCCCGTTGACCCGATGTGGGAACTGGCGGCGGCAAATCTCGCCTACAAGGTGGCTCAAGGGGTCATCCTGCTGCCCGTGTGGATGCTGCTCTGGAACCTGCTCGGTGGCACCCCTTACGCCCTGACAGGACCGACCCTTGCTGCTTTCCTAGTCACACTGACGCTGGCGGCGGTGCTGAATTTTTTGGTCGGTTATTGCTTTGCGATGTTGGCGTTCTGGACGGTGCGGGTCGGGGCACTCTATGACATGTTTGCGTGGGGCATCGGCTACTTTTTTTCGGGGCGATTGGCGCCGATGGAAGTGTTACCGGCGTGGGTCAACGCTATCGCCAATTGGCTGCCGTTCCGCTACATCGTCGCCTTTCCCGTTGAGGTGTTGATGGGGCGTGTGGCGCCGTTGGAAGCGGTCAAAGGGGTTGCCATGCAATTGGTGTGGTTGAGCGTTTGCGTCGTGCTTAAACGGTGGCTGTGGCAGCGTGGGTTGCGTCAGTATACCGCCGTCGGCGGGTAGTGTTAG
This portion of the bacterium HR17 genome encodes:
- the udh_3 gene encoding Uronate dehydrogenase → MRVLVTGAATSVGQVLAQGLQGEHELQLTDRQTVTTELPFTVGDLRDPAFAGRIVQGVDAIVHLPVLPHLADEAERLDEAMRGTYHLLHAAVAAGIARCVLVSSLAVMAGYPADFVVTEEWKPKPSLTDDGLAYYLSELVAREFARATPLEVICLRLGKLVREEAVRDKPFDPLWLDERDAVQAVRTALTASGERRRHRYRWRVFHIAPDHPQARFGNEAAKRSLLQFHPQHNFTATR
- the udh_4 gene encoding Uronate dehydrogenase, producing the protein MRVCFYGAGGPVAAAAIRALEKAGGFTMRLTDLNADSLAPYTDRHETMVVDVTDFEQVSAAAQGMDALVNCTVIRHDIAGAFRVNAVGAYNIMRAAVAHGVRRVVQTGPYLAQGGYMGDYAADFDIPDDAPPRPGVGDPHFGAYFLTKFLGQEICRVFAETYDITVVVLLFVAFYDPNDERLVAGKGVNAFCVSWDDAGEAFRCALTVPALPRPFEVFHILADLPHGKFTNHKAKTLLHWQPNENFARYWRRSVG
- the nucH gene encoding Thermonuclease, with protein sequence MVPLNRHIVRLRRKSPVLLLALLAALLALWAQRRPASKLTHLRVVRVVDGDTIVLSDGRTVRYIGIDTPEQGQPYYDAARNFNRKLVAGKQVELEFDVERYDHYGRLLAYVFVRDSKGRRIFVNAEMVRNGFARTYTKPPNVRYAEMFVRLQEEARKNRRGLWSVYRPTRQPVVGNRNTRTFHRLTCPLAKRIRPHNRVRFRNAEAALQAGYHPCRECRP
- the bshA_1 gene encoding N-acetyl-alpha-D-glucosaminyl L-malate synthase, coding for MRRIAVHLERLGATVKVLTTQPLPPDGWDQARAVRPDVVHAFHAVKAGVIARAIAQALSVPLVVTLTGTDIHGDWSDPQHRAAMEAVLGDAAAVVVFAPEVRGEVAALLPTVAPKVVVIPQGVWLPPQEPWEVRRHAGVPPEAPVLLLPANIRKVKRPSLAVNGVARLRQRGVDAHLLLAGAVLEADEWQRVHSCLQRCAWIHYLGAVPSERMAAVYRAADIVLNTSAHEGGMANALLEAMALGRPILAADVPGNRSLVQDGVTGLLFCDAEELAEKAWRLLTDEELRRRMTQAAHEWVRQHCDPMQEARRYWQVYTRVLTRCP